One genomic region from Phragmites australis chromosome 1, lpPhrAust1.1, whole genome shotgun sequence encodes:
- the LOC133924962 gene encoding transcription factor LG2 isoform X1: MVQGEESSWRMASAHERVALPFNQALAYGVQAHAAAAAAPPACFLDFQPAAAAAAYFGELEEALIHGGASASVDPSMIKSDVQTKSAGYLAARPPTLEIFPSWPMRHQQQLHSGNSQSVGSTPDSSSAQNTMSQMELVSPASSAQRQEVMMVTTDDYSYKPGLAAAAAPPPPGPAAAPSFQQQPMQLHGGVHDKRKHGSTRKDGKLVDTKTERRLAQNREAARKSRLRKKAYVQQLETSRIRLQQVEHELQRARSQGLFVGGCSAAGDMSSGAAMFDMEYARWLDDDSKRLAELRGGLQAHLLDGNLGLIVEECMHHYDELFQLKAALARSDVFHLLTGTWATHAERCFFWMGGFRPSELLKILIPQLDPLTEQQLLGIYNLQQSSEQAEEALAQGLHQLHQCLADTVAAGTLNDGAAAANYMSLMAVALEKLGSLESFYQQADNLRQQTLHQMRRILTTRQAARCFLSIGEYYRRLRALSNLWASRPRENFIGTESLSPTATELQVMHQQQQNQFSGF, encoded by the exons ATGGTGCAAGGCGAGGAGAGTTCTTGGAGGATGGCGAGTGCACATGAGAGAGTAGCACTGCCTTTCAACCAGGCACTCGCATATGGAGTACAAGCccatgctgctgctgccgctgcacCGCCTGCCTGCTTCTT GGACTTCCAGCCTGCGGCCGCAGCCGCTGCCTACTTCGGCGAGTTGGAGGAGGCACTGATCCATGGGGGCGCCAGCGCCAGCGTCGATCCCAGCATGATCAAGAGCGACGTGCAGACAAAGT CGGCAGGATATCTCGCGGCCAGGCCCCCCACGCTGGAGATCTTCCCTTCATGGCCAATGAGGCATCAACAGCAACTGCACAGT GGGAATTCGCAGTCAGTAGGGAGCACCCCTGACTCGAGCTCAGCACAGAACACAATGTCACAGATGGAGTTGGTGTCCCCAGCCTCGTCTGCGCAGCGGCAGGAGGTCATGATGGTGACCACTGATGATTACAGCTACAAGCCAGGCCTCGCTGCTGCCGCTGCCCCTCCTCCGCCTGGCCCCGCTGCCGCGCCAAGCTTTCAGCAGCAGCCGATGCAGCTGCACGGAGGAGTCCATGACAAG AGGAAGCATGGATCCACAAGAAAAGATGGCAAGTTGGTAGATACCAAG ACGGAACGGAGGCTGGCACAGAACAGAGAGGCAGCGAGGAAGAGCAGGCTGAGGAAAAAG GCTTACGTGCAGCAACTAGAGACTAGCAGGATCAGGCTTCAGCAGGTCGAGCATGAGCTCCAGAGAGCACGGTCACAG GGTCTGTTCGTTGGAGGGTGCAGCGCCGCCGGGGACATGAGCTCTG GCGCCGCCATGTTCGACATGGAGTACGCGCGGTGGCTGGACGACGACAGCAAGCGGCTGGCGGAGCTCCGCGGCGGCCTGCAGGCGCACCTGCTCGACGGCAACCTGGGCCTCATTGTGGAGGAGTGCATGCACCACTACGACGAGCTGTTCCAGCTCAAAGCGGCACTCGCGCGCTCCGACGTCTTCCACCTCCTCACTGGCACGTGGGCCACCCACGCCGAGCGCTGCTTCTTCTGGATGGGCGGCTTCCGCCCGTCAGAGCTGCTCAAG ATACTGATACCGCAGCTGGACCCGCTGACGGAGCAGCAGCTGCTGGGGATCTACAACCTGCAGCAGTCGTCGGAACAGGCGGAGGAGGCGCTCGCGCAGGGCTTGCACCAGCTGCACCAGTGCCTGGCCGACACGGTCGCCGCCGGCACGCTCAACGACGGCGCTGCCGCCGCCAACTACATGAGCCTCATGGCCGTCGCACTGGAGAAGCTCGGCAGCCTCGAAAGCTTCTATCAGCAG GCTGACAATCTAAGGCAGCAGACGTTGCATCAGATGCGCCGGATCCTGACCACTCGGCAGGCGGCACGGTGCTTCCTCTCCATTGGGGAGTACTACCGCCGTCTCCGAGCTCTCAGCAACCTCTGGGCTTCCCGTCCTCGCGA GAACTTCATTGGGACAGAGAGCCTCAGCCCCACAGCAACCGAGCTGCAAGTCATGCATCAACAGCAGCAGAATCAGTTCTCCGGATTTTGA
- the LOC133924962 gene encoding transcription factor LG2 isoform X2, whose amino-acid sequence MIKSDVQTKSAGYLAARPPTLEIFPSWPMRHQQQLHSGNSQSVGSTPDSSSAQNTMSQMELVSPASSAQRQEVMMVTTDDYSYKPGLAAAAAPPPPGPAAAPSFQQQPMQLHGGVHDKRKHGSTRKDGKLVDTKTERRLAQNREAARKSRLRKKAYVQQLETSRIRLQQVEHELQRARSQGLFVGGCSAAGDMSSGAAMFDMEYARWLDDDSKRLAELRGGLQAHLLDGNLGLIVEECMHHYDELFQLKAALARSDVFHLLTGTWATHAERCFFWMGGFRPSELLKILIPQLDPLTEQQLLGIYNLQQSSEQAEEALAQGLHQLHQCLADTVAAGTLNDGAAAANYMSLMAVALEKLGSLESFYQQADNLRQQTLHQMRRILTTRQAARCFLSIGEYYRRLRALSNLWASRPRENFIGTESLSPTATELQVMHQQQQNQFSGF is encoded by the exons ATGATCAAGAGCGACGTGCAGACAAAGT CGGCAGGATATCTCGCGGCCAGGCCCCCCACGCTGGAGATCTTCCCTTCATGGCCAATGAGGCATCAACAGCAACTGCACAGT GGGAATTCGCAGTCAGTAGGGAGCACCCCTGACTCGAGCTCAGCACAGAACACAATGTCACAGATGGAGTTGGTGTCCCCAGCCTCGTCTGCGCAGCGGCAGGAGGTCATGATGGTGACCACTGATGATTACAGCTACAAGCCAGGCCTCGCTGCTGCCGCTGCCCCTCCTCCGCCTGGCCCCGCTGCCGCGCCAAGCTTTCAGCAGCAGCCGATGCAGCTGCACGGAGGAGTCCATGACAAG AGGAAGCATGGATCCACAAGAAAAGATGGCAAGTTGGTAGATACCAAG ACGGAACGGAGGCTGGCACAGAACAGAGAGGCAGCGAGGAAGAGCAGGCTGAGGAAAAAG GCTTACGTGCAGCAACTAGAGACTAGCAGGATCAGGCTTCAGCAGGTCGAGCATGAGCTCCAGAGAGCACGGTCACAG GGTCTGTTCGTTGGAGGGTGCAGCGCCGCCGGGGACATGAGCTCTG GCGCCGCCATGTTCGACATGGAGTACGCGCGGTGGCTGGACGACGACAGCAAGCGGCTGGCGGAGCTCCGCGGCGGCCTGCAGGCGCACCTGCTCGACGGCAACCTGGGCCTCATTGTGGAGGAGTGCATGCACCACTACGACGAGCTGTTCCAGCTCAAAGCGGCACTCGCGCGCTCCGACGTCTTCCACCTCCTCACTGGCACGTGGGCCACCCACGCCGAGCGCTGCTTCTTCTGGATGGGCGGCTTCCGCCCGTCAGAGCTGCTCAAG ATACTGATACCGCAGCTGGACCCGCTGACGGAGCAGCAGCTGCTGGGGATCTACAACCTGCAGCAGTCGTCGGAACAGGCGGAGGAGGCGCTCGCGCAGGGCTTGCACCAGCTGCACCAGTGCCTGGCCGACACGGTCGCCGCCGGCACGCTCAACGACGGCGCTGCCGCCGCCAACTACATGAGCCTCATGGCCGTCGCACTGGAGAAGCTCGGCAGCCTCGAAAGCTTCTATCAGCAG GCTGACAATCTAAGGCAGCAGACGTTGCATCAGATGCGCCGGATCCTGACCACTCGGCAGGCGGCACGGTGCTTCCTCTCCATTGGGGAGTACTACCGCCGTCTCCGAGCTCTCAGCAACCTCTGGGCTTCCCGTCCTCGCGA GAACTTCATTGGGACAGAGAGCCTCAGCCCCACAGCAACCGAGCTGCAAGTCATGCATCAACAGCAGCAGAATCAGTTCTCCGGATTTTGA
- the LOC133890508 gene encoding bZIP transcription factor ABI5 homolog, with amino-acid sequence MASETSKNVKVLDEQEVTSHQRDQSVPAGTSATEEQADPLARQSSILSLTLEELQNSLCEPGRNFGSMNMDEFMANIWNAEEFQAATGGCKGDMEEEAMVPGTGESGGGGAGGSGLIRQGSFSLPPPLSRKTVEEVWADISQGPADALAHAAPQAMVQPKMGSSGVAASGRQVTLGEMTLEDFLVHVGVVRGAFSGHGQAASEVGMVPAGPMSHMQQGQFAAPMTFQVAPANAVYPVMGDGMGYHNGYPVGVAVVPPPPPSQCVATAVSPGSSDGMSAMTQAEMMNCIGNGGTVRNGNARKRESPEDGCTEKTVERRQRRMIKNRESAARSRARKQAYTVELEAELNHLKEENARLRAEEKTILLSKKKMLVEKMMEQSRENVSAKKGGRGLRRCGSSMW; translated from the exons ATGGCGTCGGAGACGAGCAAGAACGTGAAGGTCCTCGACGAGCAGGAGGTCACCTCGCACCAGCGTGACCAGAGCGTTCCTGCCGGGACCAGCGCCACCGAGGAGCAAGCGGATCCGTTGGCGCGGCAGTCGTCGATCCTCTCGCTGACGTTGGAGGAGCTGCAGAATTCGCTCTGCGAGCCGGGGCGCAACTTCGGGTCCATGAACATGGACGAGTTCATGGCCAACATATGGAACGCCGAGGAATTCCAGGCCGCCACCGGCGGCTGCAAGGGGGAtatggaggaggaggccatggtGCCGGGGACGGGTGAAAGCGGAGGTGGAGGTGCGGGAGGAAGCGGATTGATCCGGCAGGGGTCGTTCTCCCTGCCGCCGCCGTTGTCCCGGAAGACGGTGGAGGAGGTCTGGGCCGACATCAGCCAGGGGCCGGCGGATGCCCTAGCTCACGCCGCGCCGCAGGCCATGGTCCAGCCGAAGATGGGGAGCAGCGGCGTCGCGGCCAGCGGTCGGCAGGTGACGCTCGGCGAGATGACGCTGGAGGACTTCCTGGTCCATGTCGGCGTCGTCCGAGGAGCCTTTTCCGGCCACGGCCAGGCAGCCTCGGAAGTTGGCATGGTCCCAGCTGGGCCGATGAGCCACATGCAGCAAGGGCAGTTTGCAGCTCCCATGACGTTCCAAGTGGCGCCGGCCAACGCCGTGTACCCGGTGATGGGCGACGGCATGGGGTACCATAACGGGTACCCTGTAGGGGTAGCGGTggtgccgcctccgccgccgtccCAGTGCGTAGCGACCGCCGTGAGCCCGGGGTCGTCGGACGGTATGAGCGCGATGACGCAGGCGGAGATGATGAACTGCATTGGCAACGGAGGGACGGTTAGGAACGGCAACGCGCGGAAGCGCGAATCCCCGGAGGATGGGTGCACCGAGAAAACGGTGGAGCGCCGGCAACGGCGCATGATCAAGAACCGTGAATCGGCAGCCAGGTCACGCGCCAGAAAGCAG GCTTATACGGTGGAGCTTGAGGCTGAATTGAACCATCTCAAGGAGGAGAATGCGCGCCTTAGAGCCGAGGAG AAGACAATTCTGCtgtcaaagaaaaagatg ctggtgGAGAAGATGATGGAGCAGTCGAGGGAGAACGTTAGCGCCAAGAAGGGCGGCCGCGGGCTGCGTCGCTGCGGCAGCTCCATGTGGTGA